One region of Marivirga arenosa genomic DNA includes:
- a CDS encoding LOG family protein, translating to MSESNNEDKLELNKIRKAFKDRDWNEIKSSDSWAIFKIMSEFVDGFEKLAKIGPCVSVFGSARTKPDHPYYKMAEEVAAKLVRHGYGVITGGGPGIMEAGNKGAKSENGKSVGLNIVLPFEQFNNIYIDPDKLITFDYFFVRKVMFVKYAQGFVVMPGGFGTMDELFEALTLIQTHKIGRFPIVLVGKKFWGGLIDWIKDTLIEAENNVSPEDLELFTVVDTPTEAVKVIDNFYSQFMLSPNF from the coding sequence ATGAGTGAATCAAATAATGAAGATAAATTAGAATTAAATAAAATAAGAAAAGCTTTTAAAGACAGAGATTGGAATGAAATTAAAAGCTCAGACTCTTGGGCAATATTTAAAATCATGTCCGAGTTTGTTGATGGATTTGAAAAGCTAGCTAAAATTGGACCTTGTGTTTCTGTATTTGGGTCAGCAAGAACTAAACCCGATCACCCTTATTACAAAATGGCTGAGGAGGTAGCAGCTAAATTAGTACGCCATGGATATGGTGTTATTACAGGTGGTGGCCCTGGAATAATGGAAGCCGGTAATAAAGGCGCTAAAAGTGAAAATGGTAAATCAGTAGGTTTAAATATTGTTTTGCCATTTGAGCAATTCAATAATATCTACATTGATCCAGATAAATTAATCACTTTTGATTATTTCTTCGTTAGAAAAGTAATGTTCGTAAAGTATGCTCAAGGCTTTGTGGTGATGCCTGGTGGTTTTGGAACTATGGATGAGCTTTTTGAAGCCTTAACCTTAATACAAACTCACAAAATAGGTAGATTTCCTATTGTTTTAGTAGGTAAAAAGTTTTGGGGAGGATTAATCGACTGGATAAAAGACACATTGATTGAAGCAGAAAACAATGTAAGTCCGGAGGATCTGGAGCTTTTCACAGTAGTTGATACTCCAACTGAGGCAGTGAAAGTGATTGATAACTTTTACTCACAGTTCATGTTATCACCTAACTTTTAG
- a CDS encoding lytic transglycosylase domain-containing protein produces MSDSRYALIISIASLLTVLVVAFYGINKNVKQDQYLEQPKRPIAFTNAKTIPLPDKIDLAGEVVPLDIDDVKERLDKELHINSYWHNNTIFLFKRASRWFPIIEPILKENGIPDDFKYLALIESGLENVQSYAGAVGFWQILKSTGREYGLEINRDVDERYHPIKSTEAACKYFKRAFNKFGNWTLVAASYNRGMRGMQNALDHQKVDNYYDLMLNDETSRYVFRILAIKQIFETPEDYGLDISKEHLYQPYQYRFDTLRNSTDWVEYANEQKVTYKTLRIYNPWIQDDDIRVGRGEYYVVSLPK; encoded by the coding sequence ATGTCAGACAGCAGGTATGCTTTAATTATTTCTATTGCTTCACTTTTAACCGTTTTAGTGGTTGCCTTTTATGGAATTAATAAAAATGTTAAGCAAGATCAATATTTAGAGCAGCCAAAACGTCCTATTGCATTTACAAATGCGAAGACTATTCCTTTACCTGATAAAATTGATTTAGCAGGTGAAGTTGTACCGTTAGACATTGATGATGTAAAAGAAAGGCTAGATAAAGAGTTACATATTAATTCTTACTGGCATAACAATACCATTTTCCTATTTAAGAGAGCCAGCAGATGGTTTCCAATTATAGAACCGATCTTAAAAGAAAATGGCATTCCGGATGATTTCAAGTATTTAGCTTTAATTGAAAGTGGCTTAGAAAATGTACAAAGCTACGCGGGAGCTGTTGGTTTCTGGCAAATATTGAAAAGTACAGGACGGGAGTATGGACTAGAAATAAACCGGGATGTGGATGAAAGGTATCATCCGATAAAATCTACTGAAGCAGCCTGTAAATACTTTAAAAGAGCATTTAATAAGTTTGGTAACTGGACATTAGTTGCAGCATCTTATAATAGGGGAATGAGAGGTATGCAAAATGCTTTAGATCATCAAAAAGTTGATAATTATTATGATTTAATGCTGAATGATGAGACCTCTAGGTATGTATTTAGAATTCTGGCCATAAAACAGATTTTTGAAACACCTGAAGATTATGGTTTAGATATAAGCAAAGAACATCTTTATCAGCCGTATCAATATAGATTCGATACATTGCGTAATTCTACAGATTGGGTAGAATATGCGAATGAACAAAAAGTAACCTATAAAACCCTCAGAATTTATAATCCATGGATTCAAGATGATGACATTCGTGTAGGAAGGGGTGAATATTATGTGGTTAGTTTACCTAAATAA
- a CDS encoding outer membrane beta-barrel protein, whose translation MKKLLFSILFLSSVYFAEAQVRFGFKAGPNISFNRIDSEAENTDFGTEGVGLRFQLGPVFDIEFKENHYFSTGLIFTAKRASFTADSLGIVYSEDYNPQYLQVPLTLKLFTEEIGLDKKLYFQFGGTVDFNTNDEGDPDNIVTSFRFIDLNSLLAIGLEYGIGINTKLFGGVIYQRGLLNTINTSIYEDSFNLRTDYVGLEIGVIF comes from the coding sequence ATGAAAAAATTGCTCTTTTCTATCTTATTCCTGTCTTCAGTTTATTTTGCTGAAGCCCAAGTGAGATTTGGCTTTAAAGCAGGACCCAATATTTCATTTAATAGGATTGATTCAGAAGCTGAAAATACAGATTTTGGAACTGAAGGAGTAGGGCTTCGATTTCAGCTAGGGCCAGTTTTTGACATAGAGTTTAAAGAAAACCATTATTTCAGTACAGGATTAATTTTCACCGCAAAAAGAGCTTCATTTACGGCTGATTCATTAGGAATAGTTTATAGCGAAGATTATAATCCGCAATATTTGCAAGTACCTCTTACTCTTAAGCTTTTTACAGAAGAAATTGGTTTAGATAAAAAACTATATTTTCAATTTGGTGGTACCGTTGATTTCAACACCAATGATGAAGGAGATCCAGACAACATTGTTACAAGTTTTAGATTTATTGATCTCAATTCCCTTTTAGCAATAGGTTTAGAATATGGAATAGGGATAAATACAAAACTTTTTGGAGGTGTGATTTATCAAAGAGGATTATTAAACACCATCAATACTTCAATTTATGAAGATAGTTTCAATCTTAGAACAGATTATGTGGGATTAGAAATTGGAGTTATATTCTAA
- the gldB gene encoding gliding motility lipoprotein GldB, protein MQKNIYRVFSFLLVGLSFYSCSDDSDQFCDNAPNVSGIEANIKMNDLTDDMVSLSSEKEALTFIEENPFVADYFFERSRYGADSIIASSMVNIFSNPSYKDTLYQQVKNTFGDFSGIKNDFENAFKHYKYYYPDVYVPTLEFVLTGLRKDLYVSDSLISVAADYFLGPDAAYVPNGIPDYILMRYEKEYIVPMTMLLLTQKQNQTDQSDNSLLADMVFYGKSYYMTKMTIPCTPDSLLIGYTAKEMEDINKNEHIIWANFLENDLLYETSHFMKNKFIGERPKTFEISQQCPGRIGIWVGWQIVKAYMKNNPEVTVQELMENTDAQDIFSKSRYKPKG, encoded by the coding sequence ATGCAAAAAAATATATATAGAGTATTTAGTTTTTTGTTAGTGGGCCTATCATTTTATTCATGTTCAGATGACTCAGATCAGTTTTGTGACAACGCTCCGAATGTCAGCGGTATTGAAGCTAACATTAAAATGAACGACCTTACTGATGATATGGTATCTCTTAGTTCTGAAAAGGAGGCATTAACATTCATTGAAGAGAATCCTTTTGTAGCAGATTATTTTTTTGAAAGAAGTAGATATGGTGCTGATTCTATTATTGCTTCTAGTATGGTCAATATATTTTCAAATCCTTCCTATAAGGATACTCTTTATCAACAAGTAAAAAACACTTTCGGTGATTTCTCTGGAATAAAGAATGACTTTGAAAATGCATTCAAGCATTATAAATATTATTATCCTGATGTTTATGTACCAACTCTTGAGTTTGTATTAACAGGTTTAAGAAAGGATTTATATGTATCCGATAGTTTGATAAGTGTGGCTGCAGACTATTTCTTGGGTCCTGATGCAGCTTATGTTCCTAATGGCATTCCTGATTATATATTAATGCGCTATGAAAAGGAATATATTGTTCCTATGACCATGCTGTTGCTTACTCAAAAACAAAATCAAACAGATCAATCCGACAACAGCCTTTTAGCAGATATGGTTTTTTATGGTAAGTCTTATTATATGACTAAAATGACCATTCCTTGTACACCGGATTCATTATTAATTGGCTATACAGCAAAGGAAATGGAGGACATAAATAAAAATGAACATATCATTTGGGCTAATTTTTTAGAAAATGACTTATTATATGAAACAAGTCATTTCATGAAGAATAAATTTATTGGTGAAAGACCTAAAACATTTGAAATTAGCCAACAGTGCCCAGGTAGAATCGGTATTTGGGTAGGTTGGCAAATTGTAAAAGCTTATATGAAGAACAATCCTGAAGTTACAGTTCAAGAGTTAATGGAAAATACAGATGCTCAAGATATATTTAGTAAATCGCGATATAAACCTAAAGGATAG